A region of the Kineococcus endophyticus genome:
CCGCGTCGGCGTCGTCGGCGGCGAGCAGACCCTCGACGTCGTGGCGGACGAACTCGGTGACGCCGCTGGCGGCCATGGCGACGACGGGGACCCCCGCGCACCGCGCCTCCAGGGCGGCCAGCCCGAACGACTCCAGCCGCGCGGGGGCGACGTAGGCGTCGGCGGCGGTGAGGACGCGCTGGACCCCCGCCCGGTCCAGCCGGCCCGGCAGCTCGACCTGGTCCGCGAGCCCGGTCGCCGCCAGCTTGCGCCGGACCGCGGGCAGCAGCCGTCCGTCCCCGACGAGGACGGCCCGCAGCGGGACGTCCGCGGGCAGCCGGTCGCGCAGGTCGGCCAGGACGCGGACGAGGGCGAGGGGCCGCTTGCGGGCCGCGAAGCGCAGGGCGCTGACGACCGTGAACTCCGGCGCGTCGACCCGGTGCGCGTGGCAGTCCCGCCACTCGGTGGGGTCGATGCCGTTGGGCAGCAGGGCGACCGGGACGCCGACGGTGCGGCTCAGCGGGTCGGCGACGGCCCGGCTCACGGCGCTCCAGCGCACCCCGGACGCCGTCGCGCGACGCAACGCCACGGCCATCGGCCGGGCCGTCCCGTGGGACACCATCGAGTGCACGGTGACGAGCGCGGGCACGGCGAGCGTGCGGGCCAGGGCGGCGGCGCGCCAGGCCAGCGGCGAGACGACGGAGGAGTGCACGTGGACGACGTCCGCGTCGGCGAGGTGCCCGGCGAGGCGGTCGCCGCGGCCGAGGCGCACGACGCGCACGTCCCCCACCGGGTCGGCGTCCGGGCCGGCGGGGGTGCGGGTCAGGACGTCCACCGCGTGCCCGGCGGCGGCGAGCTGGTCGGCGAGGTCGCGCACGTGCAGCTCGATCCCCCCGAGCACCGGCAGGTAGCTGTCGGTGACGAGCGCGATCCTCACGCGGTGACCCCCAGGTCGACCCGGGCGCGGCGACGCAGGAGCAGCCAGCCGGCGAGCGCCCCGCCGCCCACGGGGACCTCGAGCAGCACGACGAACGCGCGGTACAGCAGCACGCCGGTCAGGGCGGCGGCCGGCGAGGCGCCCGCGGCGAGCAGCACGCCGGTCGCGCCGGCCTCGGCGAACCCGCTGCCGCCCGGGGTGATCGGGACGGTGCTGGCGAGGCGGTCGACGACGAAGGCCGCGACGACGGCGGACAGGGTGGGGACGGCACCCGTCAGGTGCAGGCAGGCCCAGAAGAGACCGCCCTGCAGCAGGACGTAGGCCAGGACGCCGAAGGTCAGCCGCCGCCACTGCGCGACGACGGTCTGCTGCACGCGGCGCCGCACCCCGAGGAGCTCGATGCGCCACCGAGCGAGCCGGCGCAGGACGCCCGTCCGCCGCGTCACCGGGGACAGGGCCAGCACTCCTCGCACGAGCACGACCGTCCCCACCCGCGACCCCAGGGCCGCGGCCACGAGGACGACGGTCGCGAGGAGAGCGGACACGACACCGGCCCCGGCCAGCACCTGCGGGGGCAACTGCCCCAGCAGGGCCGTCCCGGCCAGGGCGACCGCGCAGACGACGAGCTTGCCCGCGACGTCGACGACGTTGCTCGTGACGGTGAAGTCGGCGATGCGGCGCATCCCGAAACCCCAGCGGCGCAACATGGTCGAGTTCAGCCACATCCCCACGGCCCCGCCGGCGGGCAGCGCGTTGGAGACGGCGCTGCCGGACAGGTTCAGCAGCATGGCGCGGGGGCGCGTCAGCCCGGGCAGCGCGCCGGTGAGCGACCAGGCGTAGGCCCACAGCCCCAGCCACCACAACCCCGCGAGGGCCGCCAGCGCGACCGGGCTCACGGCGGTGGCGAGCCCGGCGACGTCCGACCACGTCGTCCCGACGAACCGGGGCAGGGCCGTCACCGCGGCGATCCCGGCGGCGAGCGACACGATCCCGACGAGGGTCCGCCCGCGCAGCAGCCGTGGCAGTCTGCGCCGGTGCCCCGCTCCGGACCCTTCGTCCTCGTGTCCTTCCACGCCCACCCCGACGACGAGGCGCTGCTCACCGGCGGCACCCTGGCGCGGGCGGCCGCCGAGGGTCACCGCGTCGTCCTCGTCGTGGCGACCGACGGTGAGGCCGGGCTCGCGGCCGACGACCCCGGGGCCGGGCTGGGTGCGCGGCGCGCCGCCGAGCTGGACCGCTCCGCCGCGGCCCTGGGGGTCGCGCGCGTCGTCCGGCTCGGTCACCGCGACAGCGGCTGGCCCGAGCCCGCGCCCGGTCCGGGGCGCCCCTTCAGCGAGGTCGGGGTGGAGGAGGTGGCCGCCGAGCTCGCCGTGGTCCTGCGCGCCGAGGGCGCCGACGTCCTGACCACCTACGACGCCGCCGGCGGGTACGGCCACCCCGACCACGTCCGCGTCCACCACGTCGGGGCCCGCGCCGCGCAGCTCGCGGGCACGCCCGTCGTCCTGGAGGCGACGGTCGACCGGACGCTCGTCGAGCGCGGCCTGCGCCTGGCCCAGCTCGTCCCCGGGTTCGTCAGCGACGTCACGGCCGACCGGGCGCGCGGGGCCTTCACCCCGCGCCGGGCCCTGACCCACCGCGTCGACGTGCGCGCCCACCTCGACGCCAAGCGCGCGGCGCTGCGGGCGCACGCCAGCCAGACCGAGACCCGCGGGCCGCGAGGGTGGGTGCGGGGGCTGCGCGGGGTCGGTCTGCTCGCCGCGCTGCCGGGGCCGGTGGGCCGGCTCGTCCTGGGGCGGGAGTGGTTCGTCGAGAGCGGCCGCGTCCCCGGGGCCGTGCTGTCGGACGACGTCTTCGCGAGCCTGCGCCGCTAGCTGCTGCGGTCCGTGGTCGCCGTCGTGGTGCACCCCCCGAGGATGGCGCACCGACGGCGGCCGGGACGCCCACTCGCCCGGACTCCCAGGAAGATCGGACGGGTCTTCACGGCGTCTCCCCAGGTGGGGCCCTCTCAGAGCCGGTGCAGCAGCAGGCGGACGTCCTCGGCGCTCGCGTCGGGCGCCAGGTGCAGGACCCCTTCGCGGTGCGCCCAGGACGCCGCGTGCACGCGCGACGCGCTGCCGGTCTTCCAGCGCACGGCGTCGACGTGGGTGTGCACCGTGCGGACGGAGATGCCGAGGCGTTCGGCGATCTCCGCGTTCGCCATCCCGGCCGCGACGCACGTCAGGACGTCCAGTTCCCGCCGGGACAGCCCGCAGGGGACCTCTCCCGGCTCGAGCAGGACCTGCAACCGGTCACCGTGCCCCCCCGGCTCGGGCTGGGCCACCACGCGGTACCAGGTGCCACCGGCGTCCCACCAGGCGTCCAGCCGTCGCCCCGGGACCGTCCGGACGGCACGGAGCGCGCGGGCCAACCGCGGGTCGCCCAGCACGGCCGGCGCGTCGGCCCCCGGCAGCGGGTGCAGGCCCCGGGCGTCGAGCAGCGCCGCGGCGCCCTGCGCGCCGTCGTCGACGGCCGCGTTGCGCAACCGCGTGACCACGGCGTTGAGGGCGGGCACGAGCGCTGCCACCCGGGCCTGCTCCGCAGCGCCGAAGCGCGGGCTGCGCGCGGAGAAGTGGGCGAAGCCGGCCGTCGCGCCGTCGGCGTCGACGAGGTGCACGGACATGCCGTCGACGAAGCCCTCCGGCTCGAGGTGACGGCGGAAGAAGGTGCGTTCGCGGAAGCGGTTGCCCGTGTCGGTCGACAGCGTGGGCGGGGGCCAGCTGGCGCACAGGTAGTCCAGGTCGGGTTCGTGCATCCAGTCCTGCGCGACGGCGTCGCCCCACTGGTGGGCGAAGCCCCGGCTGGCGAGGGTGCGGGTGGGCACCTGCGCCGCGGCTCCGGCCGCGACGACCTGGAGGGCCGACGCGTCGCTGGGGATGAGCCTGGCGAGCAGGCCGAGGGCGTCGGAGCCCACGTCGGCTCCCCCGCCTCCGGCGAGCACGCCGAGTCCGGCCGCGGCCGCGAGCAGTTCCGTGTCCACACGCACCTCCCGTTCGACTCCCGTCGGAGACGGTAAGCCCGCCGGGGCCCGCGCTCAAGCACTTCGGCCGGGTTCACCCGTCGGTACTTGTACGGATCCCGCCTCCCGACGCACCTGGTTCCGTGTCCGGTCACCGGCGCCTCACCGACGACGCCCCGGTCCCCGCACCTCCAGCGCACTCCCCGACGAACGCCAGGAGACACCCCATGGTCAGTCGCAGAACCCTCCTCCTCGGCGCAGGCCTGTCCGTCGTGGGCGGCACCACCGCCTGCGGGACGATGTCCGAGCAGCCGGCCTCCGGCGGGACCGCGGGCGCGTCGTCCGGACCGCGGCCGGTGAAGAAGATCCTCTTCGACTACCCCTTCACGTCGCTGCCGATCTACGCGGCGCTGACACCGATCATGGTCGACTACGCCAAGACCAAGTCGGTCGGTTTCGAGCTGACGAACGACAACAACGACCTGTCGCAGCAGATCACCAACCTCACGACCTACCTGAACTCCGACGTCGACGCGGTCGTCTCCTTCCCCGCCGACCCGGCCAGCCTCGAGGCCATGGCCAAGCAGTACAAGGCGGCCGGCAAGTACTGGGTCACCTACGGCGGAGACCTGCCGACACAGGACGCGACCCTGCAGTTCTCCTTCGAGGACTCCGGCAAGCAGCTCGCCGACCACGCCGGGACGTGGGTCAACGAGACCCTCGGCGGCTCGGCGAAGGTCCTCGTCATCGAGGACCAGACGATCCAGATCGGCCGGGAGCGCACGAAGGGTCTCGTCGAGGGGCTGAAGGCCACGGCGCCGGGCGCGGAGGTCGTCGTCCAGCAGCAGGGCGTCAGCCCCTCGGAGGGCCTGAGCGTCACGTCGGCGGCGCTGGCCCAGCACCCCGACATCGCGGTCGTCCTCACGGCCGTCGGGGACGCGGCGCAGGGCGCGTACCAGGCGCTCGTCACGGCCGGGCGCCCAGAGACCGACGCGAAGACGTACGTGGGCGGCCTGGACGCGAACCTGTTCGCGCTGCAGAAGATGAAGGCCGGGACGTTCTTCCGCGCCACCGTGACCGTCGACGGCATCGCCATCGCCCGGGCCGTGGTCGACATCCCGCTGGCCCTGGGGCAGGGGAAGAAGGACGCGAGCATCGACCTGCCGGTCGCCCTCATCACGATGGACGACCCGGCCGCCGTCGACGCCCAGATCAAGATCTTCGGCGGCTGAGGTGGGACTCGTCCTGCAGGGCCTCACCAAGAGGTACGGCGCCACGATCGCCCTCGACGGCGTGGACCTCACGATCGCGTCCGGAACCGTCCACGGGCTGCTCGGCCACAACGGGGCCGGGAAGTCGACGCTCATCAAGTGCCTCGGCGGGGCCACCGCCCCCACGGCCGGGACGATGGAACTCGACGGGGAACCCCTCGTGGACCTCACCCCCCGCCGCGCCATCGCCTCCGGGGTGGCGGTGATCTACCAGCACCTCTCGCTCGTGGGGAACCTGTCCGTGGCCGACAACCTGTTCCTCGGGCAGGAGGTCCGCTCCGGCGGGGTCCTCGTGCACGCCCGGCACCAGCGCGAGGTCGCCGCGGCGACGCTCGCCGAACTCGGGTCCACGATCTCCCCGCGGACCCTGGTGCGGGACCTGCCGATCGGACAGCGGCAGCTCGTCGAGGTGGCCAAGGCGCTGCAGCGCAACGCCAAGCTCCTCGTCCTGGACGAGCCGACCGCCTCCCTGGCCGGGGACGAGGCCGCCCGCCTCGTGGAACTCGTCGAACGGTTGCGGGACCGGGGCCTCGCGATCCTCTACGTCACGCACCTCCTCGCCGAGGTGACCCGCCTCGCCGACCGCGTGAGCACCCTGCGCGACGGGCGCCAGGTGTTCGAGGCCGACCTCGCCGGACTCACGACGGCAGACCTCGCCGCCTCGATCAGCGGACGCGGCGCGAGTCGTCCGCCGGCACCGCCCGCTCCCCCGGCGGACCCGCCCGTGGTCCTGCGGACGCGTGGTCTGCAGGGCCGGGGCATGGGCCCCGTCGACCTGACCCTGCGCGCCGGCGAGGTCGTCGCCCTGTTCGGCCTCGTCGGGTCCGGCCGGACGCGGATCCTGGAGACGCTGTACCGGGGCGGGACGCAGGAGACCGAGGTCGACGGACGGCGCGTCGACGTCGGCAGCCCGGCGACGTCGTTGCGCGCCGGGATCTGCCTCGTGCCCGGAGACCGCCGGACGCAGGGGTTGTTCGGGCGGCTCTCGGCGCTGGACAACAGCGTGTTCGGTGTCCTGGGCCGTCTCGGCCGGGGGCCCTGGCGTTCCCGGCGCGGCGAACGCCGCGCGTTCGGCGAGGTCGCCCGGCACGTCGCCCTGCGCCCGCTCGCCCCCGACCTGCCCGTGGACAGCTTCTCCGGCGGGAACCAGCAGAAGGTCCTCATCAGCCGTTCGCTGCAGGAGGGCGAGCGGTTGCGCGTGCTGCTGCTCGACGAACCCACCCAGGGGGTCGACGTCGGCGCCCGCGCCGAGATCTACGACGTCGTCCACGGTCTCGCCGCCCGCGGCGCGGCCGTCCTGTTCGCGACGAACGAGGCCGACGAGGTCCTCGCGCTCGCGCACCGGTGCCTCGTCGTCCGCGACGGCCGCGTCGTGGAGGAACTGGACGTCCGCGACCTGCAAGCCCGCGACCTCGTCGTCCGGCTGCACGACTCCCCCGCCCACCAGGAGAGGAACTCCGCATGAGCACCACCCTCACCCGCCCGGTGCCCCCGGTGCAGGAGGTCTCCCTGGGCGCCCGCCTGCGGGCCGGGCTGACCCGCAACCCCCTCCTCGTCCTGCTCGTCGTCATGGTCGCCGCGCTGCAGGTGAGCACGGGCACGGCGCTGGACTGGGGGAACCTGCGCGGTGTCCTCCTCGACGCCGCGGTGATCGCCGTGGTCGCGGTCCCCGGTGCGGTGCTGGTGATCTGCGGCTACATCGACCTCAGCGTCGGTTCCACCCTCGCCCTCGGTGGAGTCGTGGCCGGCAAGGTCATGGCCGGCGGCCAGGGGAACCCGGTCGTCGCCGTGGTCCTCGCCGTCGCCGTCGGTGCGTTCGTCGGTCTGGTGAACGGCGTGCTGAGCACGTGGTTCGGTTTGTCCTCGTTCATCGTGACCCTCGGCTCGCTGACGGCGGTCCGCGGCGTGGCGCAACTCGTCAGCCCGTTGCCGGTCAACACCTTCGGCGACACGTTCGGGTTCCTCGGCGTCGGCACGGTCGCGGGGGTCCCGCTCGCGGTGTGGCTGGCGCTCGCCGCCCTCGTCGTCGCGGGCCTGGTGCTGACGACGACCCCCGTCGGCCGGCACGTGTACGCCATCGGCGTGAACCGCGAGGCCGCGTTCCTGTCCGGGGTGCGCGTGCGCCAGGTCCCGCTCGTCGTGTTCGTCCTGAGCGGGGCGGCCGCGGCGTTCGCGGGGGTCGTCACGGTGGCCCGGCTGAACAGCGCCCCGGCCGGGCAGCTCGGACTGGGTTTCGAGCTGCAGGTCCTCACGGCCGTCCTGCTCGGCGGCGTCGCCCTGACGGGCGGGGAGGGCGGGATGTTCGGCGTCGCCCTCGGGGTCCTGTTCCTCGGCATGCTGCGCAACGGGTTGACCCTGCTCGGGGTCACGACGTTCTGGCAGAGCGTCGCCAGCGGTGTGGCCCTCGTCGCCGCCATCGCCATCGCCAAGGGCACGCACGTCGTCCGACAACGGCTCGAGGCCCGAGCCGCCCGCACGAGTTCCGGAGGTCCCGCATGACCGGCACGGCCCACCCCGACACGCTGTTCCTCGGCGGCCGGATCTGGACGCAGGACCCCGACCGGCCCTGGGCCCAGGCGCTCGCCGCGACCGGCGGGCGGATCACCGCCGTCGGCGACGACGCCGACCTCGGGGGCACCGCCGGCCCGGCCACGCGGGTCGTCGACCGCGGCGGCCGGTTCGGCGTCCCCGGTCTGGTCGACGGTCACATCCACCTCAACCTCGGCGGGTCGCAGTCGCGGTGGGAACTGCCCGTCTCCCCCGACGCCGACCTCGACGGCGTGCTCGCCGCGGTGCGGGACTGGGCTCGGGACCTCCCGCAGGACGCCTGGGTCGTCGGGGGCATCGTCAACAGCGGGGTCCTGGCGGCCGCGGACGCGGACGCGTCCGTCGTCGCGCGCCTCGACGAGGCCGCCGGCGGCCGGCCCGTCCTCCTGCGCGACGTCTCGATGCACAACCGCTGGGTCAGCACCGCTGCGCTGCAGGCGATGGGCCTGGACCGGACGAGCGCCGACCCCGAGGGTGGCCACCTCGGCCGGACCCCCGACGGCTCCCTGAGCGGAGTGCTGGAGGAGATGGCCTCCGCTCTGGCCGAGGAGGCCTTCGCGCGGGCCGTGCCCGACCCCGCCGCCCGCACGCTGGGATCGCTGGAGGAGGCCGTCCGCGTCGCGAACTCCTTCGGGATCACGAGCGTGCAGGACGCGGCCACCACGCCCGCGCCCGTCGAAGCCCTGAGGACGCTGGAGGACGAGGGAAGGCTGACCCTGCGCGTCGTGACGTCGGCCCCCGTCCGCCCCTTCTTGGAGGCCAGCGTCGTCGGCGACGAACTCGTCGCGGAACTGCGCCGGCACCGCAGCGAACTCGTCCGGCCCGACTTCGTGAAGGTCGTGCTCGACGGCGTCCCCATGACCCGCACGACGGCACTGCTCGCGCCCTACCGCTGCCACCACCACCACGACGAACCCGAGTACGGCGAGCTGTACTGGCAGCAGGACGAGCTCGTCGAGCAGGTCGCGCACTGCTACGACCTGGGGATCGGCGCGAAGTTCCACGCGACCGGTGACGCCTCCGTGCGGGCCGTCCTCGACGCGGTCGAGACCGTGCGGGCCGAACGCGGTCCCGGCCCCCGCTTCCAGATCGCGCACACCGAGTACGTCGACCCCGCCGACCTCCCCCGGTTCGCAGCGCTCGGCGTCGTCGCCGACGCGTCGCCGTACATCTGGTACCCGGGCGTCGTGCAGGACGCCGTGGCCGGGGAGATCACCGAGGAACTCCTCGCTGCGAGCTGGCCCGTCCGCGACCTCGTGGAGTCCGGCGCCGTCGTCGCGGCGGGTTCGGACTGGCCGTGCGTGCTGCCGACGCCCGACCCGTGGACGGGGTTGCAGACCCTCGTGACGCGCCGGAACGTCGACCCCGCGGTCCCCGGGACCCTGAACCCCGGCCAGGCCGTCGACGTGGCCACCGCCCTCACGGCGTTCACCTCCGCCCCCGCCGAGGCCGCCGGGCTCGGCGAGGAGGCGGGTCGGTTGCGGCCGGGGTTCTCGGCGGACCTCGCCGTGCTCGACCGGAACCTGTTCGAGGTCCCGGTCGAGGAGATCCACCGGACCGTGGTGCTGCAGACGTGGTTCCGCGGGGAACTGGCCCACGAGGAGGTGGGCGAGCGGGTTCCTCAGGAGGTGGGCTGACGCGTCAGGCCACCGGGCGCCCGGGTCCGTCGTCTTCCCGCAGGCGGCGGACCCTGGTCGCGCGGAAGTCGAAGCTGTCTTGCTGCGCCGCCTCGAACTCGAACTCGACCTCCTCGCCGACCTGGAGGTCGCGGTAGCCGGAGCCCTCGATGCAGCTGAAGTGCACCCAGGCGTCACGACCAGGCGGCAGGTTCGCGCTCCTGATCGCGCCGGTCCCCTTCTCCGCCCGGAACCACTTGACCGTTCCCTTCACCATGTCCGCAGCGTACTCGCACCAGCTAGGTGACTCAGCATAGCCGTTGCGGCACAACGTGTTCAGCTTGCTCGAACGCATCCTGTGCGGTAGGGTGAGGCATGGCCGCGACGTTCCTCGACGAAGCCCCCGACGGGGTCACCTTCGCCGCGCCGTCCCGCCTGCGCCGCGCGGTGGACACCGCCCACGCCGCGTTCCTGCTCGGCGTCGCCGCCGCCGTCCACCAGGTCCTGGACTCCGAGCACCCCGACCTGGCCGTCCTGGACGAACGCGGCCTCACCGTCACCGGCCGCGGCGCCGACCGCCTCCACGCCGCCCTGGACCTGGTCACCGAGGAGTTCGCCCGCCACGAACGCATGCCCTACGACGCCGCCGCCGGCATCATCCACACCGCCTACCACCAAGGCAGCGA
Encoded here:
- a CDS encoding glycosyltransferase family 4 protein, which gives rise to MRIALVTDSYLPVLGGIELHVRDLADQLAAAGHAVDVLTRTPAGPDADPVGDVRVVRLGRGDRLAGHLADADVVHVHSSVVSPLAWRAAALARTLAVPALVTVHSMVSHGTARPMAVALRRATASGVRWSAVSRAVADPLSRTVGVPVALLPNGIDPTEWRDCHAHRVDAPEFTVVSALRFAARKRPLALVRVLADLRDRLPADVPLRAVLVGDGRLLPAVRRKLAATGLADQVELPGRLDRAGVQRVLTAADAYVAPARLESFGLAALEARCAGVPVVAMAASGVTEFVRHDVEGLLAADDADAARLLHVLATDPERRERIRRHNVDTDPQVTWPQVLAETLRQYAAAGAPVGVTV
- a CDS encoding ABC transporter permease, with translation MSTTLTRPVPPVQEVSLGARLRAGLTRNPLLVLLVVMVAALQVSTGTALDWGNLRGVLLDAAVIAVVAVPGAVLVICGYIDLSVGSTLALGGVVAGKVMAGGQGNPVVAVVLAVAVGAFVGLVNGVLSTWFGLSSFIVTLGSLTAVRGVAQLVSPLPVNTFGDTFGFLGVGTVAGVPLAVWLALAALVVAGLVLTTTPVGRHVYAIGVNREAAFLSGVRVRQVPLVVFVLSGAAAAFAGVVTVARLNSAPAGQLGLGFELQVLTAVLLGGVALTGGEGGMFGVALGVLFLGMLRNGLTLLGVTTFWQSVASGVALVAAIAIAKGTHVVRQRLEARAARTSSGGPA
- a CDS encoding lysylphosphatidylglycerol synthase transmembrane domain-containing protein codes for the protein MSLAAGIAAVTALPRFVGTTWSDVAGLATAVSPVALAALAGLWWLGLWAYAWSLTGALPGLTRPRAMLLNLSGSAVSNALPAGGAVGMWLNSTMLRRWGFGMRRIADFTVTSNVVDVAGKLVVCAVALAGTALLGQLPPQVLAGAGVVSALLATVVLVAAALGSRVGTVVLVRGVLALSPVTRRTGVLRRLARWRIELLGVRRRVQQTVVAQWRRLTFGVLAYVLLQGGLFWACLHLTGAVPTLSAVVAAFVVDRLASTVPITPGGSGFAEAGATGVLLAAGASPAAALTGVLLYRAFVVLLEVPVGGGALAGWLLLRRRARVDLGVTA
- a CDS encoding PIG-L deacetylase family protein codes for the protein MPRSGPFVLVSFHAHPDDEALLTGGTLARAAAEGHRVVLVVATDGEAGLAADDPGAGLGARRAAELDRSAAALGVARVVRLGHRDSGWPEPAPGPGRPFSEVGVEEVAAELAVVLRAEGADVLTTYDAAGGYGHPDHVRVHHVGARAAQLAGTPVVLEATVDRTLVERGLRLAQLVPGFVSDVTADRARGAFTPRRALTHRVDVRAHLDAKRAALRAHASQTETRGPRGWVRGLRGVGLLAALPGPVGRLVLGREWFVESGRVPGAVLSDDVFASLRR
- a CDS encoding sugar ABC transporter ATP-binding protein, yielding MGLVLQGLTKRYGATIALDGVDLTIASGTVHGLLGHNGAGKSTLIKCLGGATAPTAGTMELDGEPLVDLTPRRAIASGVAVIYQHLSLVGNLSVADNLFLGQEVRSGGVLVHARHQREVAAATLAELGSTISPRTLVRDLPIGQRQLVEVAKALQRNAKLLVLDEPTASLAGDEAARLVELVERLRDRGLAILYVTHLLAEVTRLADRVSTLRDGRQVFEADLAGLTTADLAASISGRGASRPPAPPAPPADPPVVLRTRGLQGRGMGPVDLTLRAGEVVALFGLVGSGRTRILETLYRGGTQETEVDGRRVDVGSPATSLRAGICLVPGDRRTQGLFGRLSALDNSVFGVLGRLGRGPWRSRRGERRAFGEVARHVALRPLAPDLPVDSFSGGNQQKVLISRSLQEGERLRVLLLDEPTQGVDVGARAEIYDVVHGLAARGAAVLFATNEADEVLALAHRCLVVRDGRVVEELDVRDLQARDLVVRLHDSPAHQERNSA
- a CDS encoding amidohydrolase — its product is MTGTAHPDTLFLGGRIWTQDPDRPWAQALAATGGRITAVGDDADLGGTAGPATRVVDRGGRFGVPGLVDGHIHLNLGGSQSRWELPVSPDADLDGVLAAVRDWARDLPQDAWVVGGIVNSGVLAAADADASVVARLDEAAGGRPVLLRDVSMHNRWVSTAALQAMGLDRTSADPEGGHLGRTPDGSLSGVLEEMASALAEEAFARAVPDPAARTLGSLEEAVRVANSFGITSVQDAATTPAPVEALRTLEDEGRLTLRVVTSAPVRPFLEASVVGDELVAELRRHRSELVRPDFVKVVLDGVPMTRTTALLAPYRCHHHHDEPEYGELYWQQDELVEQVAHCYDLGIGAKFHATGDASVRAVLDAVETVRAERGPGPRFQIAHTEYVDPADLPRFAALGVVADASPYIWYPGVVQDAVAGEITEELLAASWPVRDLVESGAVVAAGSDWPCVLPTPDPWTGLQTLVTRRNVDPAVPGTLNPGQAVDVATALTAFTSAPAEAAGLGEEAGRLRPGFSADLAVLDRNLFEVPVEEIHRTVVLQTWFRGELAHEEVGERVPQEVG
- a CDS encoding helix-turn-helix transcriptional regulator — encoded protein: MDTELLAAAAGLGVLAGGGGADVGSDALGLLARLIPSDASALQVVAAGAAAQVPTRTLASRGFAHQWGDAVAQDWMHEPDLDYLCASWPPPTLSTDTGNRFRERTFFRRHLEPEGFVDGMSVHLVDADGATAGFAHFSARSPRFGAAEQARVAALVPALNAVVTRLRNAAVDDGAQGAAALLDARGLHPLPGADAPAVLGDPRLARALRAVRTVPGRRLDAWWDAGGTWYRVVAQPEPGGHGDRLQVLLEPGEVPCGLSRRELDVLTCVAAGMANAEIAERLGISVRTVHTHVDAVRWKTGSASRVHAASWAHREGVLHLAPDASAEDVRLLLHRL
- a CDS encoding cold-shock protein — translated: MVKGTVKWFRAEKGTGAIRSANLPPGRDAWVHFSCIEGSGYRDLQVGEEVEFEFEAAQQDSFDFRATRVRRLREDDGPGRPVA
- a CDS encoding sugar ABC transporter substrate-binding protein, encoding MVSRRTLLLGAGLSVVGGTTACGTMSEQPASGGTAGASSGPRPVKKILFDYPFTSLPIYAALTPIMVDYAKTKSVGFELTNDNNDLSQQITNLTTYLNSDVDAVVSFPADPASLEAMAKQYKAAGKYWVTYGGDLPTQDATLQFSFEDSGKQLADHAGTWVNETLGGSAKVLVIEDQTIQIGRERTKGLVEGLKATAPGAEVVVQQQGVSPSEGLSVTSAALAQHPDIAVVLTAVGDAAQGAYQALVTAGRPETDAKTYVGGLDANLFALQKMKAGTFFRATVTVDGIAIARAVVDIPLALGQGKKDASIDLPVALITMDDPAAVDAQIKIFGG